From the genome of Anopheles cruzii unplaced genomic scaffold, idAnoCruzAS_RS32_06 scaffold03297_ctg1, whole genome shotgun sequence:
TCGTTTATTCGCGTAGAAATTCGCATTCAGTGCACGCCACCAATGCTCGTTGATTGTGTAGAGTACGTGGCACCATTTGTCTGAAACAAGAAATCAACATTTATTAACCAACATTAATGAACATTTATTAACCACCTCATGGTTTGTTCTGTCTAGGGTCATGAAAGAACAACATGAAACTCTAACCTGATCGACGAAATGTGAACTGTTAAACGTCCTTACATCACGCCATATTTTGGTTCCTCGTTCGATCGTTGCGCAACCATCATCGTCCAGAGTCTGTTATCTGTTATCTTTCATCTGTGAGCACCTAAGCCAGAAGAATGTTAACATTGCTGGCCGCGAGCATTTCTTGATGTTTTgtccatttattttcatttttccatttttcgtttgcttccatttGGAAGTCCATTTGTCGTTGGTACGCTTAGTCCGCCGACTTGATTTATTGGCTTTGATGAGTTGCATTGTTCAGTTCTTCTGAAAAATCTTTGATTTTCGTTCAGGACAAAACCAAGTGTACAACCAGCAATGGTGCTCCAGTCGGTACGCACTCCGCAACAGTTACGGCCGGTCCCCGGGGACCAGTCCTTCTGCAGGATGTGCACCTAATCGACGAGCTGGCGCACTTTGACCGAGAGCGTATTCCGGAACGTGTCGTACACGCCAAGGGAGCCGGAGCGTCCGGTTATTTCGAAGTAACGCACGACATTACCCGGTACTGTGCGGCCAAGCTGTTCGAGACGGTCGGCAAGAAAACGAAGCTTGCCGTCCGCTTCTCAACCGTCGGTGGAGAAAGTGGTTCGGCAGATACGGTGCGC
Proteins encoded in this window:
- the LOC128276971 gene encoding catalase-like — protein: DKTKCTTSNGAPVGTHSATVTAGPRGPVLLQDVHLIDELAHFDRERIPERVVHAKGAGASGYFEVTHDITRYCAAKLFETVGKKTKLAVRFSTVGGESGSADTVRDPRGFAVKFYTDD